Proteins found in one Bacteroidota bacterium genomic segment:
- a CDS encoding PAS domain S-box protein has product MPPRRKRVALWGDALGEAFPDALLIAEAATGRLLEANPAAAELLGRSREWFRGRRIEELCPPELVGAHGEKFARGADLLEEPLFVLDAKGTWIPVRFSLRRFAHNGQELLLLLLQPQRGNEEAALFREMLDTSPAATYLLQDGRFVYANPRLADLLGYSVEEILALSPLGLLYEPDREPVTRALEALQRGELDRLQHIYRLRHREGRAVHVACSSRRIMYRGRPAVLGTAVDISELIEAQRQLVHAQEQYRRFLEESPAGFFRSTPEGRLLEVNPSFARMLGFEKPEEVLALSVWDLYPNSVQQERLISALRAQTQIRNFQTVYRHRSGRLVYMLINARLVRDPDGSEIIEGTAVDLTREMELQRRFEGLHTYTEDAIFWIRVRPDGQFEVEATNPAHQRKTGLSPEILWNRPLKEVLPPEIVSHVSRNYRTCLELKRPIEYQETLQLPAGRRTWLTQLVPIPNPAGEIDLIAGIARDITARQQEGRLRERENAFLEGLIREEPLGVLLEHLCLAIEEALSESRASVLLLEGERLRHGAAPHLPEAYVAQIDGIRIGPQVGSCGTAAYTGEPVWVADTWTDPRWQEYRELARQYALRACWSVPFRNASGKVLGTFAVYFDHIRGPTPLERRLLERMAYLAGIALEYHTVQEEHRRLARALRQVTQGVVITDDKRRIIWVNEAWSRLTGHALEEVRGQIPGQLLRGPKTDPDTAARIEAKLAAFEPVDERLYLYRKDGSGYWAHLHIDPLYEEHTGRPIGYIGVHENITHLVEMEQKLREAKEHAEEASRLKSAFLASMSHEIRTPLNGILGFADLLAQELAERGLYELMDQAETIQRSGERLLRLLNDLLDLARIEANRVELRMTVLWPRELVRHVVRLMQPLAERKGLRIEARIAERLPVRADQDRLHQVLVNLVSNAIKFTDSGSVTVETGSRPASTGGWETFVRVVDTGRGIDPAFLPYLFEPFRQESTGYGRTHEGAGLGLAITRRLVELMGGRIAVQSEKGQGSTFEVVFPAVSVGEEELQTGLPESRPDPRHLLYLKRRKARVLIVEDHPESAAWLEAALQPVMQIRLARDGEEALRLVEQEPFDLVLLDLNLPGPWDGFALLREIRTRHPAYAQVPVVVETAYATAEAHKQVLEAGACAYLTKPLDRRRLLASLAEALGWRPAEEAEAGS; this is encoded by the coding sequence ATGCCTCCTCGCCGTAAGCGTGTCGCGCTCTGGGGGGATGCCCTAGGTGAGGCTTTTCCGGATGCGCTCTTGATCGCGGAGGCGGCCACAGGTCGCCTGCTCGAGGCCAACCCGGCCGCCGCCGAGCTCTTAGGCCGATCCCGGGAGTGGTTTCGCGGTCGCCGTATAGAAGAGCTGTGTCCCCCGGAACTCGTCGGCGCCCACGGGGAAAAATTCGCCCGGGGCGCGGATCTGCTCGAGGAACCCCTTTTCGTCTTGGACGCAAAGGGCACCTGGATTCCGGTGCGCTTCAGCTTGCGCCGCTTTGCGCACAACGGTCAAGAGCTGCTTTTGCTCTTGTTGCAACCGCAAAGAGGGAACGAGGAGGCCGCTCTCTTTCGCGAGATGCTCGATACCAGTCCTGCGGCCACGTACCTGTTGCAGGATGGCCGGTTCGTGTACGCAAACCCCCGCCTGGCGGACCTTCTGGGATACAGCGTAGAGGAGATTCTGGCGCTTTCCCCGCTGGGGCTTCTCTATGAACCCGATCGAGAACCCGTAACCCGGGCCCTAGAGGCCCTACAGCGGGGAGAACTCGATCGGCTGCAGCACATCTACAGGCTCCGGCATCGAGAGGGCAGGGCCGTGCACGTGGCCTGTAGCAGCCGGCGCATCATGTATCGGGGCAGACCGGCTGTGCTCGGTACAGCCGTGGACATATCGGAACTGATCGAAGCACAACGGCAACTTGTCCATGCTCAGGAGCAATATCGAAGGTTTTTGGAAGAAAGCCCGGCGGGGTTTTTCCGCTCTACGCCCGAAGGGCGCCTGCTAGAGGTAAACCCCAGTTTTGCGCGCATGCTGGGCTTTGAGAAGCCCGAAGAAGTGCTTGCGCTTTCGGTCTGGGATCTATACCCGAATTCTGTACAACAAGAACGGCTTATTTCGGCTCTGCGCGCACAGACCCAAATCCGCAACTTCCAGACCGTTTACCGACACCGAAGCGGCAGGCTCGTGTACATGCTTATAAACGCCCGCCTAGTGCGGGATCCGGATGGATCCGAGATCATCGAGGGCACGGCCGTAGACCTTACGCGCGAGATGGAGTTGCAGCGCCGTTTCGAGGGGCTGCATACGTACACCGAGGATGCGATCTTCTGGATCCGCGTACGCCCCGACGGCCAGTTCGAGGTCGAAGCCACCAATCCAGCCCATCAGCGTAAAACCGGCCTAAGCCCTGAGATACTTTGGAACCGCCCTCTGAAAGAAGTATTGCCTCCAGAGATCGTCTCGCATGTTAGCCGCAACTACCGGACTTGCCTTGAGCTCAAACGACCCATCGAGTACCAGGAGACACTTCAGTTGCCCGCGGGCCGGCGCACTTGGCTTACGCAGCTTGTGCCCATTCCGAATCCTGCAGGAGAGATCGACCTCATCGCCGGTATTGCGCGCGACATCACGGCGCGCCAACAGGAAGGACGTCTGCGGGAACGAGAAAACGCCTTTCTTGAAGGCCTTATCCGAGAAGAGCCGCTTGGGGTGCTTCTGGAGCATCTTTGCCTGGCTATCGAAGAAGCCCTTTCCGAAAGCCGTGCCTCGGTACTTCTTCTTGAAGGGGAGCGATTGCGACACGGGGCCGCCCCGCATTTGCCCGAAGCTTATGTTGCGCAGATTGACGGAATTCGTATCGGCCCTCAAGTAGGCTCCTGCGGCACAGCGGCCTACACGGGGGAGCCCGTTTGGGTGGCGGACACCTGGACCGATCCCCGCTGGCAAGAATACCGAGAGCTTGCGCGCCAGTATGCTCTTCGGGCCTGCTGGTCGGTGCCCTTCCGAAACGCCTCAGGCAAGGTACTGGGTACGTTCGCCGTGTACTTCGATCATATCCGAGGGCCGACGCCTTTGGAGAGGCGGCTGCTAGAGCGCATGGCCTACCTGGCCGGGATCGCCCTCGAATACCACACTGTTCAGGAGGAGCATAGACGTCTAGCGCGGGCGCTTCGGCAAGTCACCCAAGGGGTGGTGATCACAGACGACAAAAGGCGCATCATCTGGGTCAATGAAGCCTGGAGTCGGCTAACGGGCCACGCCTTAGAAGAGGTCCGAGGCCAGATACCCGGTCAGCTCTTGCGGGGCCCAAAGACAGATCCCGATACGGCAGCCCGGATCGAAGCCAAATTGGCCGCCTTTGAGCCGGTAGATGAACGGCTCTACCTATATCGCAAGGACGGCTCTGGCTACTGGGCCCATCTGCACATCGATCCTTTGTATGAGGAGCACACGGGACGCCCGATTGGCTACATCGGCGTGCACGAGAACATCACGCATCTTGTAGAGATGGAGCAGAAGCTTCGGGAGGCTAAAGAGCACGCCGAGGAGGCCAGCCGGCTTAAGAGCGCCTTTCTGGCCTCGATGAGCCATGAGATCCGCACCCCCTTAAACGGGATCCTGGGCTTTGCGGACCTGCTTGCGCAGGAGCTAGCCGAACGCGGCCTCTATGAGCTCATGGATCAGGCCGAGACGATCCAGCGCTCCGGGGAGCGGCTTTTGCGTTTGCTTAACGACCTCTTGGATCTGGCGCGCATCGAGGCCAACCGAGTCGAGCTACGCATGACGGTCCTTTGGCCGAGAGAGCTCGTTCGGCACGTGGTACGCCTGATGCAGCCCTTGGCGGAACGCAAAGGCTTGCGCATTGAGGCCCGGATCGCCGAGCGCCTGCCCGTACGGGCCGATCAGGATCGGCTGCATCAGGTGCTTGTGAACCTGGTCTCGAATGCGATCAAGTTTACGGACTCCGGCTCGGTGACCGTGGAAACGGGCTCGCGCCCCGCTTCGACGGGGGGCTGGGAGACCTTCGTGCGCGTGGTGGACACGGGGCGCGGGATCGATCCGGCGTTTCTGCCGTATCTGTTTGAGCCCTTCCGACAGGAATCCACCGGATACGGCCGCACCCACGAGGGAGCCGGCTTGGGCCTGGCGATCACGCGCCGACTTGTTGAGCTCATGGGCGGACGCATCGCGGTGCAGTCTGAAAAAGGCCAGGGCAGCACCTTCGAGGTCGTCTTTCCGGCTGTGAGCGTTGGCGAAGAAGAGCTCCAAACGGGCCTTCCGGAGAGCCGGCCAGACCCCAGGCATCTGCTTTACCTAAAACGCCGCAAGGCCCGGGTGCTCATCGTAGAGGACCATCCCGAAAGCGCCGCCTGGCTGGAGGCGGCGCTGCAGCCGGTGATGCAGATACGCCTGGCCCGAGACGGGGAGGAGGCGTTGCGTCTTGTAGAGCAGGAGCCGTTTGATCTGGTGTTGCTGGATTTGAACCTGCCCGGCCCTTGGGATGGATTTGCGCTGCTTCGCGAAATCCGAACCCGCCATCCGGCTTACGCGCAGGTGCCGGTTGTGGTGGAGACGGCCTACGCCACAGCCGAAGCCCACAAACAGGTCCTTGAGGCCGGCGCCTGCGCATATCTTACCAAGCCCCTTGACCGCAGGCGACTGCTGGCGAGCTTGGCCGAGGCCTTGGGCTGGCGTCCGGCCGAAGAGGCTGAAGCCGGTTCCTAG
- a CDS encoding PAS domain S-box protein, with protein sequence MRRGPYILGTYLSTVGGRLIQASSSFLGLLGYTSLEELRNIPLEALYENPQEREALLAELRAHGQVQARPVRLRHRGGHTIELWISALLDSERELIAGSLFDPGPLERRYQELVDSVQGIVWEVELPSWRFTYVSPYAETLLGYPVEQWLEEPDFWAAHIHPEDRERAVAFCKRMTEAGQDHEFTYRMLSADGRLLYIHDRVTVLQEGGRAVRLRGIMTDQTAFYELKAALEESEARFRTLVEHLPDALAVHQDGRLVYVNPEGVRLMRVSGPEVLLGRSVLELVHPDYHAVVLERIRHALTTGEAVPPLEEVLIRPDGSTFYAEVRTAPINWEGKAALLSIVRDVTERERIERELTERRELLEMILREAPDPISIGLVSADRRRLVYVNPAFERMTGYTAAELLRPDFNIFALVDPAYVPLLQERFRRVELGLPVPDRYELRLRSRDGRGYDVEVSVRPILWEGEEARLNIFRDITARKTYEEELKRAQREAEEAARMKTHFLASMSHEIRTPLTGILGFAELLRDELVARNEAQLAEFTQSILASGHRLLRLLSNLLDLAALEANRMPLEPRTVRLETLLEELVHLHRPEAERKGLALLWQRPAHPVLVRADEVRLRQAIDNFLRNAVQYTDHGQIRLSVSVAQDRREAHVEIVDTGRGMSAEFLERALFEPFRQESEGFARAYEGGGLEMAIARRLLERMEGWVQVSSSPGAGTAVRIGLPLPPQSPKGPFPEGAYAERLRLLQPRVLIIEDIPEAAELLRAYLRGLARVSIAPNAELALEMAVRAAEAGDPFGVFLVDLHLPGGRSGVELARALRADPAYARRPIIAQTAYASGKADEEHLLLQGFDAVLSKPIRRAQLLEVLDRILRATESHASSP encoded by the coding sequence ATGCGGCGCGGCCCCTACATATTGGGTACATATCTGTCCACGGTTGGGGGGCGGCTAATACAGGCCAGCAGCTCCTTTCTAGGGTTGCTCGGATATACAAGCCTAGAGGAGCTGCGCAACATCCCTCTAGAGGCGCTTTACGAAAACCCACAGGAGCGCGAAGCGCTGCTTGCGGAGCTGCGCGCACACGGCCAAGTGCAGGCCCGCCCTGTACGGCTGCGCCACCGAGGGGGCCATACGATCGAACTGTGGATTTCGGCCCTGCTGGACTCAGAGCGCGAGCTGATCGCGGGCAGCCTCTTTGACCCAGGTCCCCTGGAGCGACGCTATCAGGAGCTGGTGGACTCCGTTCAGGGCATTGTCTGGGAGGTAGAGCTGCCCAGTTGGCGCTTTACGTACGTAAGCCCGTATGCGGAGACGCTCTTGGGCTATCCCGTGGAGCAGTGGCTGGAAGAGCCCGACTTCTGGGCCGCGCACATCCACCCCGAGGACCGGGAGCGGGCCGTGGCCTTCTGCAAACGCATGACGGAGGCTGGCCAGGACCACGAGTTCACATACCGGATGTTGAGCGCCGACGGCCGCCTGCTTTACATCCATGACCGCGTCACCGTGCTGCAGGAGGGCGGACGAGCCGTTCGGCTGCGGGGTATCATGACGGATCAGACCGCCTTCTACGAGCTAAAGGCGGCTTTAGAGGAAAGTGAGGCCCGCTTCCGGACGCTTGTAGAACACCTGCCCGATGCTCTCGCCGTACACCAAGATGGGCGCCTGGTCTACGTCAACCCCGAAGGCGTGCGCCTGATGCGCGTCTCGGGGCCCGAAGTGCTGCTCGGTCGTTCTGTGCTGGAGCTGGTGCATCCGGACTACCACGCCGTAGTCCTTGAGCGCATACGACATGCGCTAACGACCGGCGAGGCCGTACCGCCGCTAGAGGAAGTGCTCATCCGCCCCGATGGATCGACGTTTTACGCCGAAGTCCGCACCGCCCCGATAAACTGGGAGGGCAAAGCGGCCCTGCTGTCTATTGTTCGGGACGTTACGGAGCGCGAACGCATAGAGCGGGAGCTAACCGAGCGGCGCGAGCTTCTTGAAATGATTCTGCGTGAGGCCCCCGATCCGATTAGCATCGGGCTTGTAAGCGCGGATCGCAGGAGGCTTGTCTACGTTAACCCCGCCTTCGAGCGCATGACCGGGTACACGGCGGCGGAGCTATTGCGTCCGGATTTTAACATCTTCGCGCTCGTGGACCCGGCATACGTGCCCCTGCTGCAAGAGCGGTTTCGGCGCGTTGAGCTCGGCCTTCCGGTTCCGGACCGCTACGAACTACGCCTGCGCAGCCGGGATGGGCGCGGCTATGACGTCGAGGTATCCGTCCGTCCGATCCTGTGGGAGGGCGAAGAGGCCCGTCTGAACATCTTTCGGGATATCACGGCCCGCAAGACGTATGAAGAGGAGCTCAAGCGAGCCCAGCGCGAGGCCGAGGAGGCTGCGCGCATGAAGACGCACTTTCTAGCCTCGATGAGCCATGAGATCCGCACCCCCCTTACGGGCATTCTGGGCTTTGCGGAGCTATTGCGCGACGAGTTGGTGGCCCGAAACGAAGCGCAGTTAGCAGAGTTCACCCAGAGCATCCTCGCCAGCGGACACCGGCTTCTGCGCCTGCTTTCCAACTTGCTGGACCTGGCCGCCTTAGAGGCCAACCGCATGCCCCTGGAGCCCCGCACCGTTCGGCTAGAGACCTTGCTAGAGGAACTAGTACACCTACACAGACCCGAAGCCGAACGCAAAGGGCTTGCCCTATTGTGGCAACGCCCAGCACATCCGGTGCTGGTCAGGGCCGATGAGGTCCGACTTCGCCAAGCTATAGATAACTTCCTGCGGAACGCCGTGCAGTATACAGACCACGGCCAGATCCGGCTATCGGTGTCGGTAGCCCAAGATAGACGCGAAGCCCACGTGGAGATCGTCGACACGGGCCGGGGCATGAGCGCGGAATTTCTGGAACGCGCCCTTTTTGAGCCCTTCCGACAGGAATCCGAGGGTTTTGCGCGGGCTTATGAAGGCGGAGGCCTTGAAATGGCCATCGCGCGCAGGTTGCTGGAGCGCATGGAGGGGTGGGTGCAGGTCAGCTCTAGCCCCGGAGCGGGCACCGCGGTGCGCATCGGCTTGCCCTTGCCTCCGCAAAGCCCTAAGGGACCGTTTCCAGAGGGAGCATATGCGGAGCGCTTGCGCCTTTTGCAACCTCGGGTGCTCATCATCGAGGACATCCCGGAGGCGGCTGAACTGCTGCGCGCCTATTTAAGAGGGCTAGCGCGCGTCTCGATTGCTCCCAATGCGGAGCTGGCCCTGGAGATGGCGGTCCGGGCCGCTGAGGCCGGGGATCCCTTCGGGGTCTTTCTGGTCGACCTGCACCTGCCCGGGGGGCGCTCCGGAGTGGAGTTGGCTCGAGCCCTGCGCGCGGATCCGGCCTACGCCCGAAGGCCCATCATCGCCCAGACGGCCTATGCGAGCGGGAAGGCTGACGAGGAACATCTTTTGCTTCAAGGTTTCGATGCCGTGCTGAGCAAACCCATACGCCGAGCCCAGCTGCTCGAGGTACTGGATCGAATCTTGCGCGCAACAGAAAGCCATGCCTCCTCGCCGTAA
- a CDS encoding aldehyde dehydrogenase (NADP(+)), whose amino-acid sequence MRLTGCSWIEGKPVRGRGRRFWALRPTDGQRLDPTYRGLGRAEVEDAVQAAQAAFPVLAVSDAEQRAKLLEQIAQNLEHCSQALLERAEAETALGGARLEGELKRTTAQLRLFAELLRARWWQDVRMDPADPHRKPAPKPEIRSFRIGIGPVAVFGAANFPLAFSTVGGDTASALAAGCPVLMKAHPAHPGTSELAGQCIVEALRAVGLPAGSFALLFDAGFGVGRALVRHPGVRAVAFTGSRTGGMALWRLAARRPDPIPVFAEMGSLNPVLVLPGALRERALPLAEGLYASFTLGVGQFCTRPGLVLLPRMREAYLLRDRLSELVSNSPSGCLLTARIHAGYHAGIVRLAQAGARLLAQGRAPAGATSPWSAVATVWEATLETFWEQKALREEVFGPVTVLLEYTEPDELLRFLDQLEGQLTLCLHAAEADLELARQLLGKALHRVGRIVWNGFPTGVEVGYATVHGGPFPATTDGRFTSVGMRAIERFLRPVALQNTPEALLPEPLRRLPVPCLVGGQWRL is encoded by the coding sequence ATGCGACTTACGGGATGCTCTTGGATCGAGGGGAAGCCGGTTCGCGGTCGCGGTCGGCGCTTTTGGGCCCTGCGCCCCACAGACGGCCAACGGCTGGATCCAACCTACCGAGGACTCGGGCGTGCCGAGGTAGAGGACGCCGTCCAGGCGGCGCAAGCGGCCTTCCCGGTCTTGGCCGTCTCGGATGCGGAACAACGGGCAAAGTTGCTGGAACAGATCGCGCAAAATCTAGAGCATTGCTCCCAAGCGCTGCTCGAACGGGCCGAAGCGGAGACCGCGCTCGGAGGCGCCCGGTTGGAAGGGGAACTCAAGCGCACAACGGCGCAGCTTAGGCTTTTTGCGGAGCTGCTTCGCGCCCGATGGTGGCAGGATGTGCGTATGGATCCCGCTGATCCTCATCGCAAGCCGGCTCCCAAGCCGGAGATCCGATCCTTTCGGATCGGAATAGGCCCCGTGGCCGTCTTTGGGGCGGCAAATTTTCCCTTAGCTTTCTCCACTGTCGGCGGCGATACGGCTTCGGCTCTCGCCGCGGGATGCCCGGTTCTGATGAAAGCCCATCCGGCGCATCCCGGCACTTCGGAGCTGGCCGGCCAATGCATTGTGGAAGCCTTGAGGGCCGTTGGGCTTCCAGCGGGGAGTTTCGCCTTGCTTTTCGATGCGGGCTTCGGTGTGGGGCGCGCGCTTGTGCGGCATCCCGGCGTGCGGGCCGTGGCCTTCACGGGCTCCCGAACAGGCGGCATGGCCCTGTGGCGGCTTGCCGCCCGGCGGCCTGACCCCATACCGGTCTTCGCGGAGATGGGCAGCTTGAACCCTGTGCTGGTGCTTCCAGGCGCCCTGCGCGAGCGAGCCCTGCCCCTGGCCGAGGGCCTGTACGCGTCCTTTACGCTGGGCGTGGGACAATTCTGCACCCGTCCTGGACTGGTCTTGCTGCCCCGCATGCGAGAAGCCTATCTGCTGCGAGACCGCCTAAGCGAACTAGTGTCTAACAGCCCATCCGGATGCCTGCTTACGGCGCGCATTCATGCCGGATATCACGCCGGGATCGTGCGTCTGGCTCAGGCCGGCGCGCGGCTGCTTGCTCAGGGACGCGCGCCCGCTGGCGCGACGAGCCCCTGGTCGGCCGTAGCCACGGTATGGGAGGCGACTCTGGAAACCTTCTGGGAGCAAAAGGCCCTAAGGGAAGAGGTCTTCGGCCCGGTCACCGTGCTGCTCGAATACACCGAGCCAGATGAGCTGCTGCGCTTTTTAGATCAGCTCGAGGGACAGCTTACCCTGTGCCTGCATGCGGCCGAAGCAGATCTCGAGCTGGCCCGACAGCTTCTGGGAAAAGCCCTTCACCGGGTGGGCCGCATCGTCTGGAATGGCTTTCCTACAGGTGTGGAGGTGGGCTACGCCACCGTGCATGGAGGACCTTTTCCGGCCACCACGGACGGGCGCTTCACCTCCGTGGGGATGCGAGCCATCGAGCGCTTTCTGAGACCCGTTGCGCTGCAGAATACCCCAGAGGCCCTGCTCCCCGAACCCCTCCGCAGGCTGCCCGTCCCCTGTCTAGTCGGAGGCCAGTGGCGCTTGTAA
- a CDS encoding dihydrodipicolinate synthase family protein, with the protein MKPTWTGVMPAVTTPFRADGAVDYAFFAQHARWLLAHGCSGLILCGSLGEGATLETEEKLQLLETALEAVGDQAPVILSLSGLSTQQVIQLARQGQAQGAHGFMLLPPYVYRPDEREARQYVMSILDAVDRPVMLYNNPGAYGTDFVPEMIAELAQRFPQLEAVKESSGDVRRITALRALLGDSIRLLVGIDDLVVEGVRSGASGWVAGLANALPRESVVLFTRARSGAPLEGLYRWFLPLLRLDTHPKFVQAIKLVQEIIGMGSARVRPPRLELSETERRTVWELVQQALSTRARLMEEISG; encoded by the coding sequence ATGAAGCCCACCTGGACCGGGGTTATGCCCGCTGTCACGACGCCGTTTAGAGCCGATGGCGCCGTGGATTACGCCTTTTTCGCCCAGCATGCGCGCTGGCTGCTTGCGCATGGCTGCTCCGGACTCATCCTATGCGGCTCCCTAGGGGAGGGCGCTACTCTGGAAACGGAGGAAAAGCTCCAACTGCTCGAGACGGCTCTAGAGGCGGTGGGCGATCAAGCCCCGGTGATCTTGAGCCTTTCTGGTCTGAGCACCCAACAGGTGATCCAACTGGCCCGTCAAGGGCAGGCCCAGGGCGCACACGGTTTTATGCTCCTCCCCCCCTACGTATATCGACCCGACGAGCGGGAGGCGCGACAATATGTGATGTCGATCCTGGATGCCGTGGACCGACCCGTGATGCTGTACAACAACCCCGGCGCGTACGGGACGGACTTTGTGCCCGAGATGATCGCCGAGTTGGCCCAGCGTTTCCCCCAGTTAGAGGCGGTCAAGGAATCCAGCGGCGATGTGCGACGCATCACGGCGCTGCGCGCGCTACTGGGCGATAGCATCCGGCTGCTGGTGGGTATTGACGACCTAGTGGTTGAGGGCGTGCGCTCCGGGGCCTCGGGATGGGTGGCCGGCTTAGCCAACGCGCTGCCCCGGGAATCCGTCGTGCTCTTTACGCGCGCCCGATCCGGAGCGCCGCTAGAAGGGCTTTATCGATGGTTTTTACCCCTGCTCAGGCTGGATACGCATCCCAAGTTCGTGCAGGCCATCAAGCTCGTGCAGGAAATCATCGGAATGGGCTCAGCGCGCGTTCGCCCTCCGCGTCTGGAATTATCCGAGACGGAGCGGCGCACCGTTTGGGAGCTCGTACAACAGGCCTTAAGCACCCGAGCCAGACTCATGGAGGAGATCTCCGGTTGA